Proteins from a single region of Streptomyces spinoverrucosus:
- a CDS encoding thiolase family protein — MTEAVIVSAVRTPIGRSHKGTLREVDAFQLARTAVTAAVDRSGLPVEEIDDLVLAESLQGGGVIGRYVALEAGMTAVPAVAVNRHCAGGLSAVQLAAASIRSGMDRVVIAGGTESLSTMPRVLKSVPPSAGEPTAWMSPTHPETPRAPAADMSVTVGENTARLAGIGRKEADAWALASHTRAATAIAAGHFAQEITPVPLPDGSEFGVDEHPRAGTTAERLAELPVLHPELDGAVITAGNSAGLNDGAAALVVTSDGYAAAHGIAPLGRVVAWASVGVEPERTGLAPTLAIPLALERAGLKSSDIDLFEINEAFTTVAAASSKILGIEETRLNVNGSGCGLGHPVAATGARMVVTMLGELRRRGATFGCLSMCAGGGLGSALIVELL; from the coding sequence ATGACCGAAGCGGTGATCGTCTCGGCCGTCCGCACACCGATCGGGCGGTCCCACAAGGGAACGTTGCGCGAAGTCGACGCCTTCCAGCTCGCGCGCACGGCCGTCACCGCGGCCGTCGATCGCTCGGGGCTTCCCGTGGAGGAGATCGACGACCTGGTGCTCGCCGAATCACTGCAGGGCGGTGGCGTCATCGGGCGGTACGTGGCGCTGGAGGCGGGCATGACCGCGGTGCCGGCCGTTGCCGTCAACCGTCATTGCGCCGGAGGGCTTTCGGCCGTGCAGCTCGCTGCGGCGTCGATCAGGTCCGGCATGGACCGGGTGGTCATCGCCGGCGGAACCGAGAGCCTCAGCACCATGCCGCGCGTACTGAAGTCCGTGCCGCCGTCGGCGGGGGAGCCGACTGCGTGGATGTCGCCGACGCATCCCGAGACGCCCCGCGCGCCGGCGGCGGACATGTCGGTGACCGTCGGCGAGAACACCGCGAGGCTCGCCGGGATCGGCCGGAAAGAGGCGGACGCCTGGGCCCTCGCCTCGCACACCCGCGCGGCCACCGCCATAGCGGCAGGGCACTTCGCGCAGGAGATCACTCCGGTGCCGCTGCCGGACGGGAGTGAGTTCGGCGTCGACGAGCATCCGCGCGCGGGCACGACCGCGGAACGGCTCGCGGAACTGCCCGTACTGCACCCCGAGTTGGACGGGGCGGTCATCACCGCGGGAAACTCCGCAGGGCTGAACGACGGAGCCGCCGCCCTCGTCGTCACCTCCGACGGCTACGCCGCGGCCCATGGGATCGCGCCGCTCGGCCGGGTCGTCGCCTGGGCGTCGGTCGGGGTCGAACCGGAGCGGACCGGCCTGGCCCCGACGCTCGCGATCCCGCTGGCACTGGAGCGGGCCGGACTCAAGTCCAGCGACATCGATCTCTTCGAGATCAATGAGGCGTTCACCACCGTGGCCGCCGCATCGAGCAAGATCCTCGGCATCGAGGAGACACGCCTCAATGTGAACGGGAGCGGATGCGGCCTGGGGCATCCGGTCGCGGCGACAGGAGCCCGGATGGTCGTCACCATGCTCGGTGAACTGCGCCGCAGGGGCGCGACGTTCGGATGCCTCTCGATGTGCGCGGGCGGCGGCCTGGGCTCCGCGCTCATCGTCGAGCTGCTGTGA
- a CDS encoding enoyl-CoA hydratase-related protein: MSKPVGDALVESRLTEGVAVLTLADPDHRNALSRQLSDDLAHAVGDALDAGARALVLTAAPPVFCAGGSLDALLDRADPLPAMFAGMTALAGAPVPTIAAVAGPAIGAGVNLPLACDIVIATPGARFDPRFLDVGIHPGGGHLFRLAARVGAQGAAAMVLCGDTLTGQQAVEHGLAWRCVAESELEQTVMSLATRAAQRSPRLVRRTKETLIRSLTLTDADAAFAVELQAQQWSMTQPEFAEALARVRARITAARR, from the coding sequence ATGTCGAAGCCCGTCGGCGACGCCCTCGTCGAGTCCCGCCTCACCGAGGGGGTGGCCGTGCTGACCCTGGCCGATCCCGATCACCGCAACGCGCTGTCAAGGCAGTTGAGCGACGACCTCGCGCACGCCGTAGGGGACGCACTGGATGCCGGCGCCCGAGCGCTCGTCCTGACCGCAGCGCCACCGGTGTTCTGCGCGGGCGGCTCGCTCGACGCGTTGCTCGACCGCGCCGACCCGCTCCCCGCGATGTTCGCGGGGATGACGGCTCTGGCCGGTGCCCCGGTCCCGACGATCGCCGCTGTCGCCGGCCCCGCCATCGGTGCCGGTGTCAACCTGCCGCTGGCCTGTGACATCGTCATCGCCACACCGGGGGCCCGGTTCGACCCGCGGTTCCTGGACGTCGGTATCCACCCGGGCGGCGGCCATCTCTTCCGCCTCGCCGCCCGCGTCGGTGCGCAAGGGGCCGCCGCCATGGTCCTGTGCGGTGACACATTGACCGGGCAGCAGGCCGTCGAACACGGACTCGCCTGGCGTTGTGTCGCAGAGAGCGAGCTGGAACAGACCGTCATGTCGCTCGCCACGCGAGCCGCGCAACGGTCGCCCCGCCTCGTCCGCAGAACGAAGGAGACCCTGATCCGCAGTCTGACGCTCACCGACGCGGACGCGGCCTTCGCGGTCGAGCTTCAGGCTCAGCAATGGTCCATGACCCAGCCCGAGTTCGCCGAGGCGCTCGCCCGCGTCCGGGCCCGGATCACAGCAGCTCGACGATGA
- a CDS encoding DoxX family protein, with the protein MNDADIAGLLLRLVLGGTMIAHGWNHAFGGGRLPGTARWFESIGIRPGRLHALLATLTELGAGVLLVAGLLNALAAGAVIGTMAVALIANHLRNGFFIFRPGEGYEYVLMIIVVAAALAALGPGRLSADHLIGVGLDGWSGLATAVGIGSVGAAGLLATCWRRPAPRRQTDPDRQADDPQLQPE; encoded by the coding sequence ATGAACGACGCGGACATCGCCGGCCTTCTCCTCCGCCTGGTGCTCGGTGGCACGATGATCGCCCACGGCTGGAACCACGCGTTCGGCGGCGGACGACTGCCGGGAACCGCCCGCTGGTTCGAGTCCATCGGGATCCGGCCCGGCAGACTGCACGCCCTGCTCGCCACACTGACCGAGCTCGGCGCAGGAGTACTGCTGGTCGCCGGCCTGCTGAACGCACTCGCCGCCGGCGCGGTGATCGGCACCATGGCCGTCGCCCTGATCGCCAACCACCTGCGCAACGGCTTCTTCATCTTCCGGCCCGGAGAAGGCTACGAGTACGTCCTGATGATCATCGTCGTGGCGGCGGCACTGGCCGCCCTGGGCCCCGGGAGGCTCTCCGCCGACCATCTGATCGGCGTCGGACTCGACGGCTGGTCAGGGCTCGCCACCGCCGTCGGGATCGGCTCGGTCGGCGCGGCCGGGCTGCTCGCGACCTGCTGGCGGCGGCCGGCGCCCCGACGTCAGACCGACCCCGACCGCCAGGCCGACGACCCCCAACTCCAGCCCGAGTAG
- a CDS encoding ferredoxin produces the protein MTEPMWSIEVNRAACLGTGGCAAVAAEHFALVGNRAQAVETAVPPDEAVLDAAESCPVQAILVRDRETGEVLAPEE, from the coding sequence GTGACAGAGCCGATGTGGAGCATCGAAGTCAACCGTGCGGCCTGTCTCGGTACCGGCGGTTGCGCCGCCGTGGCCGCGGAACATTTCGCTCTGGTCGGCAATCGCGCCCAGGCAGTCGAGACCGCGGTGCCGCCGGACGAGGCGGTCCTCGACGCCGCGGAATCCTGTCCGGTCCAGGCGATCCTGGTCCGCGACAGGGAGACGGGCGAGGTCCTCGCTCCGGAGGAGTAG
- a CDS encoding CaiB/BaiF CoA transferase family protein, which yields MPSSTSDRPLAGVRILAFEQMQALPYATQLLGRLGADVVKIESPRGGDSGRASLPAIKDPQGRSVGATFLRNNLGKRSICIDLKDQRGRELALRLAPYFDVIAENSRPGVLSGLGLGYEDMRRRHPQGIYVSVSGFGNTTPTPYRDWPAYAPIVEAMSGIYEMKRAEGAPPTVAPVGALGDIGAALFATIGILAALRHRETTGRGQYVDVAMFDAMISMTDIVTNFWSMGLRRGELGPLIMHGFRAKDGWFVLQVGREQHFAKLAELIGHPEWTSDPRLATREGWLEHLEDVLRPAIESWAAARTAVEASALLAGHGIAAGPCLADAQVAADPHVLARNMLVPLPRTDGVAQPVLVPGNPVKLADVPEPETQRPPWLGEHTDEVLAQELGLSPGELTELRDAKVIA from the coding sequence ATGCCTTCGAGTACTTCCGACCGGCCGCTGGCCGGCGTCCGGATCCTCGCGTTCGAGCAGATGCAGGCGCTTCCCTACGCCACGCAGCTCCTCGGCCGCCTCGGCGCCGACGTCGTCAAGATCGAGTCACCGAGGGGCGGCGACTCCGGCCGCGCCTCGCTCCCCGCCATCAAGGATCCGCAAGGCCGCAGCGTCGGTGCCACGTTCCTGCGCAACAACCTGGGCAAGCGCAGCATCTGCATCGACCTCAAGGACCAGCGGGGCCGCGAACTCGCCCTGCGCCTGGCCCCCTACTTCGATGTGATCGCCGAGAACTCCCGCCCCGGTGTGCTGTCCGGGCTCGGTCTCGGCTACGAGGACATGCGGCGGCGCCACCCCCAGGGGATCTACGTATCGGTCTCCGGTTTCGGCAACACCACGCCCACCCCGTACCGCGACTGGCCCGCGTACGCTCCGATCGTCGAGGCCATGTCCGGCATCTACGAGATGAAGCGCGCCGAGGGCGCACCGCCCACCGTCGCCCCGGTCGGCGCTCTCGGCGACATCGGCGCGGCACTCTTCGCCACCATCGGCATCCTGGCCGCACTGCGCCACCGCGAGACGACGGGTCGAGGTCAGTACGTCGACGTCGCGATGTTCGACGCGATGATCTCGATGACGGACATCGTCACCAACTTCTGGTCCATGGGCCTGCGGCGCGGCGAACTGGGTCCGCTGATCATGCATGGCTTCCGCGCCAAGGACGGCTGGTTCGTCCTCCAGGTGGGTCGCGAGCAGCACTTCGCCAAACTGGCCGAACTCATCGGCCACCCCGAGTGGACCTCGGATCCCCGACTCGCCACGCGTGAGGGCTGGTTGGAGCACCTGGAGGACGTCCTCCGCCCGGCCATCGAGTCCTGGGCGGCGGCCCGCACCGCTGTCGAAGCCAGCGCGCTGCTGGCCGGCCACGGCATCGCCGCGGGCCCCTGCCTGGCCGACGCCCAGGTCGCGGCCGACCCGCACGTCCTGGCACGGAACATGCTCGTACCGCTCCCCCGTACGGACGGAGTCGCCCAGCCCGTCCTCGTACCGGGAAATCCGGTGAAGCTCGCGGACGTACCCGAGCCCGAGACGCAACGCCCGCCGTGGCTCGGCGAACACACCGACGAGGTGCTCGCCCAGGAACTCGGCCTCTCCCCGGGCGAGCTCACAGAACTCCGCGACGCGAAGGTCATCGCCTGA
- a CDS encoding amidohydrolase family protein encodes MEIPKLIDVDAHVVEPPTLWSSRLPARLKERGPRIVHAPGGEVELVDGKYVEKPGTEGPDVAWWVYEDTWTQIKRYIAAAGVPADEVTNDGVTYEDMRPGCWIPSERIADMELNGVEAQMCFPNYPRFCGQIFLWGKDRDLALQCVKAYNDWMVEEWCGSSGGRLIPQCLIPLWDVDLAVAELRRNAARGVPAVAFSELPAYLGLPSLHSRYWDPFFAACEETGTVLSMHIGSGTKTPQTSPDAPGAVGATIIFGNSVASMTDFLFSGVLHRFPKLKLLYAEAQIGWVPYLLERVDDVWETHRGWAQGQNQCPEPPSTYYYRQITSCFFKDNVGVELLDRVGLDNVTFETDYPHQDGTWPRSREAAAEQFGHLDEKAVRQIARGNAIRLLGLDLPV; translated from the coding sequence ATGGAGATCCCGAAGCTGATCGACGTGGACGCCCATGTCGTCGAGCCGCCGACCCTGTGGAGCAGCCGGCTTCCCGCGCGGCTCAAGGAGCGCGGGCCGCGCATCGTGCACGCACCAGGCGGCGAGGTCGAACTCGTCGACGGCAAGTACGTCGAGAAGCCCGGCACCGAGGGGCCCGACGTGGCCTGGTGGGTCTACGAGGACACCTGGACCCAGATCAAGCGGTACATAGCCGCGGCCGGCGTACCCGCGGACGAGGTCACCAACGACGGTGTCACCTATGAGGACATGCGCCCCGGCTGCTGGATCCCGTCGGAGCGCATCGCGGACATGGAGCTCAACGGGGTCGAGGCGCAGATGTGCTTCCCCAACTACCCGCGTTTCTGCGGTCAGATCTTCCTCTGGGGCAAGGACCGCGACCTCGCGCTCCAGTGCGTCAAGGCCTACAACGACTGGATGGTCGAGGAGTGGTGCGGTTCCAGCGGGGGCCGGCTCATCCCGCAGTGTCTCATCCCCCTGTGGGACGTCGACCTCGCCGTCGCCGAGCTGCGCCGCAACGCGGCCCGCGGCGTGCCGGCCGTCGCGTTCAGCGAACTGCCCGCGTACCTGGGCCTGCCGAGTCTGCACTCGCGGTACTGGGACCCGTTCTTCGCGGCCTGCGAGGAGACGGGCACGGTGCTCTCCATGCACATCGGCTCGGGCACCAAGACGCCGCAGACCTCGCCCGACGCACCAGGAGCGGTCGGCGCGACCATCATCTTCGGCAACAGCGTGGCCAGCATGACGGACTTCCTGTTCTCGGGCGTCCTGCACCGATTCCCGAAGCTGAAGCTGCTGTACGCCGAGGCGCAGATCGGATGGGTGCCGTACCTGCTCGAACGGGTCGACGACGTCTGGGAGACGCACCGCGGCTGGGCGCAGGGCCAGAACCAGTGCCCCGAGCCACCGTCCACGTACTACTACCGGCAGATCACCAGCTGCTTCTTCAAGGACAACGTGGGGGTGGAACTGCTCGACCGGGTCGGCCTCGACAACGTGACCTTCGAGACGGACTACCCGCACCAGGACGGCACCTGGCCGCGCTCGCGCGAGGCGGCCGCCGAACAGTTCGGACACCTCGACGAGAAGGCCGTCCGCCAGATCGCCCGGGGCAACGCCATCAGGCTCCTCGGCCTTGACCTTCCGGTCTGA
- a CDS encoding SDR family NAD(P)-dependent oxidoreductase, whose protein sequence is MDVAKKVAVVAGGASGMGRATALALAGRGALVAVLDLPSGAGKEVAAELGGGATFHPCDITDADGTEAALAAVVEAHGSLHVAVNTAGGGVSRRIIGKDGPMPLADFRRLVELNLVATFNLNRLQAWHMSKNEPDEGGERGVIVNTSSIAAFEGQIGQVAYSAAKAGIAGMSLTMARDLGSLGIRVMTIAPSLFATGLLEGASEDVIATLTKDAAFPKRAGLPEEYAWLAEAIVRNPMLNGQTIRLDGGQRFAPR, encoded by the coding sequence ATGGACGTGGCAAAGAAGGTCGCCGTCGTGGCAGGCGGAGCGTCGGGCATGGGGCGGGCAACTGCCCTGGCGCTGGCAGGACGAGGGGCCTTGGTGGCAGTGCTCGATCTGCCGTCGGGGGCCGGTAAGGAGGTGGCCGCGGAGCTCGGTGGCGGTGCGACCTTCCATCCCTGCGACATCACTGATGCCGATGGCACCGAGGCCGCCCTGGCTGCCGTCGTGGAGGCCCACGGGTCGCTGCATGTCGCGGTCAACACGGCGGGCGGCGGCGTCAGCAGGCGCATCATCGGCAAGGACGGCCCGATGCCGCTGGCGGACTTCCGGCGGCTCGTCGAGCTGAACCTCGTCGCGACATTCAACCTCAACCGCCTGCAGGCCTGGCACATGAGCAAGAACGAGCCCGACGAGGGCGGAGAGCGGGGGGTCATCGTCAACACGTCCTCCATCGCCGCCTTCGAGGGCCAGATCGGCCAGGTCGCGTACTCGGCGGCCAAGGCGGGCATCGCCGGGATGAGCCTGACCATGGCGCGCGATCTCGGCAGCCTGGGAATCCGGGTGATGACCATCGCGCCCAGTCTGTTCGCGACCGGACTTCTCGAAGGCGCGTCGGAGGACGTCATCGCCACCCTCACCAAGGACGCGGCCTTCCCCAAGCGGGCCGGCCTCCCCGAGGAGTACGCATGGCTGGCCGAGGCCATCGTGCGCAACCCCATGCTCAACGGGCAGACGATCCGGCTCGACGGGGGCCAGCGGTTCGCCCCGAGGTGA
- a CDS encoding CaiB/BaiF CoA transferase family protein — MQPLTGTLVLALEQAVAGPLCTRHLGDLGARVVKVESPGGGDFARDYDDVVNGLSAHFTWANRNKESVVLDLKQPAGRQALDRLIARADVVVQNLAPGAAARLGVGSAELRSRRPELIAVDISGYGRGGPYAQARAYDLLVQSEAGSCAITGTAGAPAKPGIPLADIGAGMYAFASVLAALYARQRTGDGATISVGLFDAVAEWMGFALNQARYGGVDLEPNGVSSPMVAPYGAYRTADLQTLVLGTTNDSEWRRLATKVLDRPDLADDPRYATNSGRVARRGELDEVIGEWAGRHTLAECRVRAESAGLGHARLNSPTEVLGHPQLTERNRWREVDSPVGPVSVLMPPPETDAWTWRLDPVPGLGEHTESVLKELGCTAAEIEALTEGSAA, encoded by the coding sequence ATGCAGCCTTTGACCGGAACCCTGGTCCTCGCCCTTGAACAGGCCGTCGCGGGGCCCCTGTGCACGCGTCACCTGGGTGACCTGGGCGCGCGTGTCGTCAAGGTGGAGAGTCCAGGAGGCGGTGACTTCGCCCGTGACTACGACGACGTGGTGAACGGCCTGTCGGCGCACTTCACCTGGGCGAACCGGAACAAGGAGTCCGTGGTGCTGGACCTCAAGCAGCCCGCCGGGCGACAGGCGCTGGACCGCCTCATCGCCCGGGCCGACGTCGTGGTGCAGAACCTCGCACCGGGTGCGGCGGCCCGACTGGGCGTGGGGTCGGCGGAGTTGAGGTCCCGCAGGCCCGAGCTGATCGCCGTCGACATCTCCGGTTACGGACGCGGCGGCCCGTATGCGCAGGCGCGCGCGTACGACCTGCTCGTGCAGTCCGAGGCCGGTTCGTGTGCCATCACCGGGACGGCCGGGGCCCCGGCCAAGCCGGGCATCCCGCTCGCCGACATCGGAGCGGGCATGTACGCGTTCGCGAGCGTGCTCGCGGCGCTCTACGCACGGCAACGGACCGGCGACGGCGCGACGATCTCCGTAGGACTCTTCGATGCCGTCGCCGAATGGATGGGCTTCGCGCTCAACCAGGCCCGCTACGGGGGAGTGGACCTGGAACCCAACGGCGTGAGCTCGCCCATGGTCGCACCCTACGGCGCCTACCGGACGGCCGACCTGCAGACTCTGGTCCTCGGCACGACGAACGACTCCGAGTGGCGCCGGCTCGCCACGAAGGTGCTCGACCGCCCCGATCTCGCCGACGATCCGCGGTACGCGACGAACAGCGGGCGGGTGGCCCGACGCGGGGAGCTGGACGAGGTCATCGGGGAGTGGGCGGGGCGGCACACACTCGCCGAGTGCCGGGTACGGGCGGAGAGCGCGGGCCTGGGGCATGCGCGGCTCAACAGCCCGACCGAGGTGCTCGGCCATCCTCAGCTCACGGAGCGGAACAGGTGGCGAGAAGTGGACTCGCCCGTCGGGCCGGTCAGTGTGCTGATGCCGCCGCCGGAAACCGATGCCTGGACCTGGCGCCTCGATCCGGTGCCCGGGCTCGGCGAGCACACGGAGTCCGTCCTCAAGGAGCTGGGCTGCACCGCCGCGGAGATCGAGGCGCTGACCGAGGGGTCCGCCGCATGA
- a CDS encoding AMP-binding protein translates to MADWVNDDQYSLLDLLDRRLSADPDGSFLDLCGTPYSAAELDREAERVAIGLAELGVGRGSTVATILENGPEAVVVWFAIHRLGAISVPVNTALKGALLRHQLHDASSSVVVVHAELMERPLAVLDSLDDVRHLVVVDENGRALPEAPGVAVHAWDDLLKASGSRSPTLVRPSDLGTIVYTGGTTGPSKGCALSHQYHLSIARQIIDSWGRTPEDVVWSPLPLFHFNAISCLLTGTLLSGGRAALSRRFSVSGFWPEINRTGATIASMLGSLAVLVAKAGDHPGARNSGTADANTTLRLVTGAPMPPEIDALFRSRFGVTTFSNAYGTTEASLISWLPAGNPGKPGSAGLVNSDAFIVDIFDDDDRSVPVGTEGEIVCRPRKPHAMFEGYWKRPEATVQAWRNLWFHTGDIGRIDADGYLYFVDRKADYMRRRGENISSWEIEKVFHEHPAVRDVCVHAVASAVSEDDVKVTVVLKEPDEGERPTEEDLCRWSIDQLPYYAVPRYFEFRDALPLSATGRSAKHVLRAEGVTEATWDREAAGIAFERR, encoded by the coding sequence ATGGCGGACTGGGTGAACGACGACCAGTACAGCCTTCTCGATCTGCTGGACCGACGGCTGTCCGCCGATCCGGACGGGTCCTTCCTCGACCTGTGCGGTACGCCGTACTCCGCCGCCGAGCTCGACCGCGAGGCGGAGCGCGTCGCGATCGGCCTGGCGGAGCTCGGTGTGGGCCGCGGGTCCACGGTCGCGACCATCCTGGAGAACGGTCCCGAAGCGGTGGTCGTGTGGTTCGCGATCCACCGCCTCGGGGCGATCTCGGTCCCGGTCAACACGGCCCTGAAGGGCGCGCTGCTGCGGCATCAGCTCCACGACGCGTCCTCGTCCGTGGTCGTGGTGCACGCGGAGCTCATGGAACGTCCGCTGGCTGTCCTCGACAGCTTGGACGACGTACGCCACCTGGTCGTCGTCGACGAGAACGGGCGTGCGCTGCCCGAGGCGCCGGGCGTTGCCGTGCACGCATGGGACGACCTGCTGAAAGCCTCCGGCAGTCGGTCACCGACGCTGGTACGGCCCTCGGATCTCGGGACGATCGTCTACACCGGCGGCACCACCGGCCCGTCCAAGGGCTGCGCCCTCAGCCACCAGTACCACCTGTCGATCGCCCGGCAGATCATCGACTCGTGGGGCCGCACCCCCGAGGACGTGGTGTGGAGTCCGCTTCCGCTCTTCCACTTCAACGCCATCTCGTGCCTGCTGACGGGCACACTGCTCAGCGGCGGCCGCGCGGCGCTCTCCCGGCGATTCTCCGTCTCGGGATTCTGGCCCGAGATCAACCGGACCGGCGCCACGATCGCCTCCATGCTCGGTTCGCTGGCCGTACTCGTCGCCAAGGCCGGTGATCACCCCGGCGCGCGGAACTCGGGAACGGCCGACGCGAACACGACCCTGCGTCTGGTCACGGGAGCGCCGATGCCACCGGAGATCGACGCGCTCTTCCGGTCCAGGTTCGGCGTGACCACGTTCAGCAACGCCTACGGGACCACCGAGGCGTCCCTCATCTCGTGGCTGCCGGCCGGGAACCCGGGGAAGCCCGGCTCGGCGGGACTGGTCAACTCCGACGCCTTCATTGTCGACATCTTCGATGACGACGACCGCTCCGTCCCGGTGGGCACCGAAGGCGAGATCGTCTGCCGGCCTCGCAAGCCGCACGCCATGTTCGAGGGCTACTGGAAGCGCCCGGAGGCCACCGTCCAGGCTTGGCGAAATCTCTGGTTCCACACCGGGGACATCGGGCGGATCGACGCGGACGGCTACCTGTACTTCGTGGACCGCAAGGCCGACTACATGCGACGGCGCGGAGAGAACATCTCCAGCTGGGAGATAGAGAAGGTCTTCCACGAACACCCCGCTGTGCGCGATGTCTGCGTCCATGCCGTGGCCAGCGCCGTGTCCGAGGACGACGTCAAGGTCACCGTCGTACTCAAGGAACCGGACGAGGGCGAGCGGCCGACCGAAGAGGACCTGTGCCGCTGGTCGATCGACCAACTCCCGTACTACGCCGTACCGCGCTACTTCGAGTTCCGCGACGCGCTCCCGCTGAGCGCGACCGGCCGCTCCGCCAAGCATGTGCTGCGGGCGGAAGGCGTCACTGAGGCGACCTGGGACCGCGAAGCCGCCGGCATCGCCTTCGAGCGCCGCTGA
- a CDS encoding enoyl-CoA hydratase/isomerase family protein, which yields MTHHNAQSGDDSPTGLTGDDLGTPFLRLEREGPLAWCIVDRPDSRNALTSAMYFGIRRAVDVVNRDDSLSALIITGTDDIFMPGGELRGKEPDRWLDFPDLLGMDSTPFEAIRRSPKPVVSAVNGKAQGGGLLIAMLSDVAVVGESVTVRAPELLRGIADTGYAAYLPAQIGIARARDMLLTGREVTAHEAESWGMFSRVVPDDEVRETAREVAVDICRTAPQARLQVKRIINDRYGMVDRTTMDAFLYSAEMREGTRAFAEKREPDWVPEAFRTGRRL from the coding sequence ATGACGCACCACAACGCGCAGTCGGGCGACGACAGTCCGACAGGCCTGACCGGAGACGATCTGGGGACGCCGTTTCTGCGCCTGGAACGCGAGGGCCCGCTCGCCTGGTGCATCGTCGACCGGCCCGACTCCCGCAACGCGCTCACCAGCGCCATGTACTTCGGCATCCGCCGAGCCGTCGACGTGGTGAACCGCGACGATTCCCTGTCCGCCCTGATCATCACCGGAACCGACGACATCTTCATGCCGGGCGGCGAACTGCGCGGCAAGGAGCCCGACCGCTGGCTGGACTTCCCCGACCTGCTCGGCATGGACTCCACACCGTTCGAGGCCATCCGCCGGTCCCCGAAGCCGGTCGTCTCGGCCGTCAACGGCAAGGCGCAGGGCGGCGGTCTGCTCATCGCGATGCTCTCCGACGTCGCGGTCGTCGGCGAGAGCGTCACGGTGCGGGCCCCGGAACTGCTCCGCGGGATCGCTGACACGGGTTACGCCGCCTACCTTCCCGCGCAGATCGGCATCGCCCGCGCCCGCGACATGCTCCTGACCGGACGCGAGGTCACCGCGCACGAGGCCGAGAGCTGGGGCATGTTCAGCCGTGTCGTGCCCGACGACGAGGTGCGCGAGACGGCACGCGAGGTGGCGGTCGACATCTGCCGCACCGCACCGCAGGCCCGGCTCCAGGTGAAGCGCATCATCAACGACCGCTACGGCATGGTCGACCGCACCACGATGGACGCCTTCCTGTACTCGGCCGAGATGCGTGAGGGAACGCGCGCGTTCGCCGAGAAGCGGGAACCGGACTGGGTCCCGGAGGCGTTCCGGACGGGGCGCCGCCTCTGA
- a CDS encoding GntR family transcriptional regulator, which produces MTVISKVQGSAALPASDEHRALPGANLPRLSSGEQVRLYVRRLVFDGYLEAGQKVPQDAIAEALGVSRIPVREALIVLEREGWVTMIPHRGAFVNALDENSVRDHYELYGMFYGFAVRRAVERRGADLAQRLKPIQEQIHKEKDAGRLHELTLSFHRAVIDAAQSPRLKTVVRQMTDIVPGNFFELVPGADALERDGTAAIVAAIERGYSEIAEREYGTMLRRQGDLVVDLFRTKGLLEAEAATEAGS; this is translated from the coding sequence GTGACGGTCATCAGCAAGGTCCAGGGGTCCGCCGCCCTGCCGGCGAGCGACGAGCACAGGGCGCTGCCGGGCGCCAACCTGCCCAGGCTCAGCAGCGGCGAGCAAGTGCGCCTCTATGTACGCCGGTTGGTCTTCGACGGCTACCTCGAGGCGGGCCAGAAGGTGCCGCAGGACGCGATCGCGGAGGCCCTCGGCGTCTCCCGTATCCCGGTCCGTGAGGCGCTCATCGTCCTGGAGCGCGAGGGCTGGGTGACGATGATCCCGCACCGTGGCGCCTTCGTGAACGCCCTCGACGAGAACTCCGTGCGCGACCACTACGAGCTGTACGGGATGTTCTACGGGTTCGCGGTGCGCCGTGCCGTCGAGCGCCGGGGCGCCGATCTCGCGCAACGCCTCAAGCCGATCCAGGAGCAGATCCACAAGGAGAAGGACGCCGGCCGGCTGCACGAGCTGACCCTGTCCTTCCATCGCGCGGTCATCGACGCGGCACAGTCGCCGCGGCTGAAGACGGTGGTCCGGCAGATGACCGACATCGTGCCCGGCAACTTCTTCGAGTTGGTCCCGGGGGCCGACGCTCTGGAGCGTGACGGCACCGCGGCGATCGTGGCCGCCATCGAGCGGGGTTACTCGGAGATCGCGGAGCGCGAGTACGGAACCATGTTGCGGCGCCAGGGCGATCTGGTCGTCGACCTCTTCCGTACGAAGGGTCTGCTGGAGGCGGAGGCCGCGACGGAAGCGGGTTCCTGA